TCGTTGAGCTGACGAAAGACCATTACATACAAGCGGTCATTCGATCGAAAATTCCATTAGAAAATCTTGACAGCTCGAATATGGCTCGATATGAGCCTGCTGTCGATGTCTGGGGAATTGGAAAACCCCTGGTGCGAGTCGGTCTTCAAGCAAATCGGTTTGTCATGTTGATACATCATGCTATCTACGATGGCCAATCTCTACCCCTTGTCTTCCGAGACATCTCCAACGCATACCAAGGTCAAAAGTTGGCCTTGATACACTTTGCTCCATTTGTTCGGTGGTCGAAAAGCCTCGATGCCCCTAAGCGTCAGTTCTGGATTGATAAATTCGCAGGGTTCGACGGCAGAGTTTTCCCTCCGGTGCTGGATCCATCGCTGGACCCTGTCGAAAGCCGCGAACTTACCGGACACCTAAACATCGTCCACGATGCTTTCACGGCTACTAACAAGATCCGCGTAACGTTAGCTATCGTGATCTCCTGGCACCACGGTACCAACGATGTTGTATTCGGGGGCGTCTTCGCACGGCGATCGGCACCCATCCCGGATATCATAGATTCAGCCGTTCCGACGACTGCGATGCTCCCTGACCGAATCAAACTGGACCCCGACGAGACACTCAGGTACAACCTGGAAAGAGATCAGGATAACATCCTGTCCTTGATGTTGCACGAGGGAATTGATGACCGAGATATCGAACAGCTGAGTCCCGAATGTGAAGCAGTAGCATGCAAGTATGGTACCCTGCTTGCTGTGCAACCTGATTTGGCCACCGCATATCCAGAGATGTTTCGAGAGCGGGACATGCAGTATTATGGTCCTATTTGCGCTTTGAATGCTCTGATGCAGTGTTACCTGTCCCCTGAATCTGCGACCATCTCTCTTCGCCTCAGCGAGAGCACGATGGATGGAGTATACCATTGGGGGAGATTCCTGGATGAATTTGAAGCTGTCTTCCACTTCATCCAGAAAAACCCGGATGTGAAGCTTTGTGATCTTCGACGTCAGCTGGACATTCCAAATCCCCGTTCCCCCGCATAGATCTTGTCCCCCTGACACTAGTGTTCGGAGGCGTCACAAGCCATTGATAGTACGGGGAGCAGGGCACGAGCCTTTGAGAATCCTTGTGGTGTGATAATGTTGCTCATGGAGTGACTAGTGTTAGCACTGAGAAGAATGTAAGCTAGCTTAAGGTGACTACTTATACTTGgaattatattaaatatattacCCTCCTGCCAGTACTTACTCCTATATCAAACTAATagtagtactccatacacAAACTGGCAAATCTAAGGCGGATTGATAGCACGAAAGTAATAGAACAATAGCTAAATCTGGTTTACTCCAAGTACAGCCTAAATCACCAACAACTTTGAGATCTTTGAGCCTCAGGATTCTAGACAGAGGCATGTCTTTAGAAGGCGCATCGCCCCACCCAGAAGAAAACCTTATTCTTTGCCTGACGCCAACGGACTGATGGATCGGAGGCCTTAAAATCGAGGTCGTTTCTGAGAATGAACAGCTGCCTTGACGATAAGCGATTGTTAGAGCTTCCAAGATCAACATTTAGCTATATGCTACCACTGCTGATGTTCGTACAGGCTATCTATGCACAAAGGTATAACTTATCACCAATCAAACAATTTTCCGGTGCTTTCCGACGGTTGTGGTCGACATgctgcttgaagaagctctcCTTCCGGAATGAATGGTCTCTAGTCATCTCCCCCACAGCAGCATTCGAAGCAAGATGACCACAGCAACTAGCACGATAAAGCCTTCTATTCATCTGTTATATGCACAGAGAGAGACATACGTGTCATATCAGGCCCTTCTTCCCTCACCGCCAACGTGCAGACCTATATGCCTAATGAAAGGGGAACAGCGACGAAAATGTTGCAGCTTGCAAGTGGTACGGTGGCCTGAAGGTAATCAAAGCTATATCAAACAACGTAGTACTAGATGCAACACAAGACAGAGAATGGTATATTGAACGAGGCTTTTAGGACTCCTCAATAACATGTAACAGAGAATCTCATATTTGAGAAGTTCATCCTCTTCGCATGTTCAGCTATCTGTACTTGAGGATATAGAGTCGCCGGTACTATATGGCCCACTTGGGGATGAAAATTCTTTCCATATTTCGATGAACCGTATATTAGAACTCACACTCTGAAACAAGTCCCCACATAGGTGTTTAACCTTCAAGGCCTTTGCGGGTCCCCTGAAAATAGTGGCTGATCAGTTGTGTTCTCCTGCACACGTAGGAGTTTCCATTTCTCAGCCATTCCTTGTGGTAAAAGTATAGTTGATCTGGGATAATATCAGATACATTCCACCATGGGACCATCAATAACACCATACACCCGCAAGCTGGCGCGCAAAAGCCACTGCAAGTCTCGTCTTGGCTGCCAAAACTGCAAGCGGCGAAGGGTCAAGGTTAGttgctttgctcttttgcTTGTGTCCAAGACAACGAAACTGACAGAGCCTGTCTCAGTGCGATGAGATAAGGCCACAATGCAGCAATTGCATTTGCCACGCAATTGATTGTGACTTTAATTCTCAATCACGAGATCCTTCTAGGCCATCAGCAGAAGGAAGTCCTATTACTACAGACTTATCAACGTCCGACGAAACCGATGGCGGTTATACTTATATCACATCCTCGAATTTCAAGCCACCTAAGCGCGCACATATCGTGTCATCAACCGCCATGCATCAGCCACCGCGGTTGAACCAAATCTCCCAGAAAGTGACACAGAGGCCATTCCAATTCACCGCCACTGACATGCCTTGTTCCACCATCTACTAACCTCGAAGCACCTGATCGGCTGCAGCTCTCGCGCGCAACAGGAGCTCTGCCGTCTCGGCTTCACCCATCACTACGTTCTACGCCTACTCCTCGCCTTCGCCGGCTTCCACATAGTACAAACACTCGGAGACTTATCCAACAGTCCTTACCTGGGAATGTCGACAGACTTCTACACCGAGGCAGAACACCATCTCAACCTTGCAGTACGCGAGGTCAGCACACTCGTCACGCAAATTCAACCCAATAATTCAGCCTCTCTGTACGTGTCtaccatcttcatcttcctctcctcaCTAGTCAAAGGCCCCCAAACAGGTGAGTACATGGCCTTTCGGGACGACGGGAATCCAGGCCACCTCAGCCTGTTTCTCGGCGTCCCATCGATCTTGGAACTATGCCAAACCGACATCCACCCCAGTGTGTTCGCGATCCACGgcggcgaggaagaacaacaacacccaAGTCCAGAAACCCCACTGAACACCAACACCCAACACAACCCAGAAACTCCCACCCATTACGAGGATCACCTCGCCGCGTTTCGTGAGCTACTCTCCACTCTCATCCCCACCTCCGACCCCCGCGCATCCAGTTACCAGCAATCCCTGAACCAGCTTCATTTCAGCCTCCACGCCGTCCTGGGTCctctggggctgggatgTCGCCTTTCCCGCTGGTCTTTGCTTGGCTGTATCGACTTCCGGATGAGATTGTCTATGATCTGCAACGAAGAGAGCCACCTGCTCTTAtcctctttgccttctttaCCTTGCTGCTGAACCAGCTTACCCAGGTGTGGTTTATTCGCCCTTGGCCACGGCATATCATGTTTGACATCTATTGTAACCTGGATCCGGGATTTCAGCCGTATATTCGGTGGCTTATGGGTCATATTGGCGTTGGCCCGGCTCAAGTCTCTTTGAGTATTGATCATTTGGAGTCGTTTCATGCCAGTTCTATGTAATGGGTTGCTAAGTATCTGGTCCGAAACAGTGTATTATAATCAGTTTCTCATATATCCATGATTTAATCATTTAATTTACAGGTCATAGGGTCCAACGTTCCACACCAGTAGGAAGCTAGAGTGATTCAGCTGATCGGAAGCCAGCCTGCTGTCCAAAACCTAACTTGGATTCGCTGCACCACTACAGCCGTTCGCTTTCTGCACAGTACTCAACAAGTAATAATATTCAAACTGAAGTCCTCGCCCGGTCtctaaagaaaagaaataataaattacaaaaaaaaatcagaCAGtgaaggaatgaaaggaagagaaagtaaacGATTGTTGTCTGTACCCCTGAGGAGTGGAAGGTGACAATGCGCTCTAAACACAACGGAAGCTCTCCACTGACGAGATATCTCCGCCCATATATTTGGCCTGGGCGGGATAAGGGCACACTATACGATGCAGCGGTTCACCCTCGGGCCTGGCATATTCCACCGGGAGGGTTTCTGGAGCAGTGCCATTCTCCACCCGCCGTCTCAGTGCATCAAAGATCGTAGTCGGCTGGCCGCCTTTCCCGCCGGAGCAATGCCCGAGCCCGGGCGACTCGAAGTAGCGAAAGAAGTCCTGGACATCCGGGAATTGATTTTGGACAGACTTGTAGTAGAATTCGGTACCCTTCGTAGGAATGCTCTCATCGGCCTGTGATATGGGTCCTTAATGTTAGAAGCTTGGGGTAACTTAGGGctacaaagagaaaagggaggaaagcaaCGAACCACGCCATGATAAGTGAGGAGCTTCCCGCCTGCCTTGCGGAAGGCAGTCAAGTCTGGATCGGCCGCGTTGATGGTGCTGGCATATTCTTGGGTGCCGAGGTGGAAGAACTCTTCATAAACCTTGGGGCTCATATGGATAGTGTCAAAACTGGCATTCTTGGCCACGAACAGGTTGAACCACATGTCTGACTGTGAGGAATTGACGCCAGGTACGGAGCCGAACTGGCTGATGTCGGCCCCCGGGTTCACCCCATACCACAGTCGCTCGCCGTCCGCGGTCTGTGGTCCTGACCAGGCGGCATCGGCGATGAGCGCGGCGCCGGGACTGAGAGCCATTGTTTTGTTCAGAGCGCTGCAGGTGAAAGTCTTATTGACAGAGGTGTACGGGCTATATTCGCACGCCGTAAGATTAGAGATGAGCCCGTCCACAATTCCGTCCTTCGCGTCACAAGCGGCCACAGCCTCGGTCGTCAGAAAGTCCAACTCGCAAGCCAGTGGGTTGACTCCATGCCACTGACGCATCAAAAGGGGATAGTACAGGGCGGACACAAACTTGGTCCATGATTGGGCAGGAGCCGAGGCGACAATGCCATCGTACGCCGTGGGGTACCGCTGTGCCAGCATCAAGCCCTGTCGACCGCCCTGAGAACAACCACTCCAATAGGCGTAGTCTGGAGCTCGACCGCAGAAGCTGTTGACCAGGCTCTTGCCTATAATAGCTTGATCATTCAAGGACCGGGAGCCCAGATTGTTGAACGCAACATAGTCAACGTTCCCGGGGCTTTGGAGCGCCCACGAGCTGGGCCCGACGGCATCCCCCAAGCCAGCATCGGTGGTGGTCGCCGCATATCCCTCACCGATTGCGCCACTCATGAAGAACTGAGATAGCACGAACCGTCCAGCTTGCCAGCCGCCACCTCCTGTGGCTTGCAGTCGGCCGTTCCATTTGGTCCGAGGCGGAAGCCAGGTCTCAACTGTGATCTGGTCGTTGTAACCAGGGTGCGTGTAGGTCACGGTGATGTTACAAAATTGCGCATTGCGCACATCAACATCGCCATGATTGTAGTTGAAACCGGCCGGGACGTTGAGGGTGTAGTTTGTGACCCACGAGGCTGACAGGGAGAGAATCTCTGCCCCGAAGACGGTGGGAGATTGAATTGCTGCAGGCGAGCAGGATGTGATGTTCATCTTGAATAAAGAACCCACTCTGCATAAAGATTTGAGGATGTACTGAGTCCTCTGATTGACAGCAGCACTCCTCCTCTTTATATACTTGACTTGAACATTCAAGACTACTACTTGTATGATACCATCTCATCAAGTTCCTATTGGATTGATTTGATACGAATGCGAATTTCCTTGCAGACAGGCCCTGGTTTGGAAATGAGTGGAGACAGGCCAAAATCTCGCGGCGGGCCATTTGTAAGGAACGGTCGGCAACAGTAAAGAAAAAGTATGAACCGTGAAATTGATCTTACAAGACTCTTCTGATGGTTGAAAGCTATCTATAGTAGAAATGACCCACTTGGAACCGCACATCTTTCCGATTCGGGCAGTTCGTGTTCGGGTCTCAGACATGAGTGGATCTGCACCGTCAATCTATCTCCACTACCAAACCTTTAAGGCTTCTAGAAGTCTACCTCAGGAGTATCGCTGCAGTATTTCTCTAGTATTTGAGGACGAGTGAGTCAGTGgcgaaaggaaaaggaaatgagggGGGACTAacccacaaaaaaaaaaaaaaaaaaaagatacatGTCAAAAGCAGGAGCGAGGGAGAACGAAGATATTTGAAACTAGACAGAATAAAAGACTATTAAAGCTCGTTGGGGCGCCCTACCTTTCATAATCTTATACTCCAAATCATCCGCAGATTTATCGCAATGGGTCAATTTGGCCAAGTAGTGTGGAGGGGTTTCCCATGCGCTCTGACAATTGGTTCTCTCATCTGCCTTGTCATAGTTGGCCTCGGTTGCACTCGAGCTCACAAGGCAGAGAATCTCTACTTTTTGCGTGTAAGTCAATTATGCCTCACAACCAGGACTCAGCCTCATCCTAGTATCATAAACAGGTTGAATTGCAAAATCTGACGGTAACCTCCCACTCCGTGATCGATACCACTCTTGAACATTTTAATATTACCCATTTGGACTAGTTCATCCAAGCCCTCGACGAGGTCAACAACACAACCGGATTAAATGATTTCTACTCGATCGGGCTCTGGAGCTACTGCACCGGCAATATAACAGACAATGGGACTTACAAAACCACCTACTGCTCCAAACCGCGGGGCGGATTCTGGTTTGACCCAATCGACACCTGGGGCCTAAAtggcaccaacaccaatgattttcttcctggCAAACTCAAGAAATCGCTAAACATGTATCGTAATGTGTCGCTGTGGATGGCCATCATCTATCTAATTGCAGTGATAGCCACCGTCTTGGAGATCATGACCGGCCTCATGGCCGTTGGAGGCAATCGCCTGGTCAGCTGCTTCGCATGGCTCCTCGCCGGGGTCTCACTCCTCTTCACCACGGCCATGTCTATCACTTCCACTACCATCTTCGCGACCCTGGCCGCCACCGTCAAAACTGTGTTGAAACCACACGGGATCACCGGGCACATGGGTCGACATATATACGCCGCCACATGGCTCGCGGTGGTGCTATCGTTCCTGGCTAGTGCGCTCTGGTTGCTGGACTATTGCTGCTGTTCCAGGCGTCGCACCACACCTCGGCCGATTGCGGCGGATCACCAGCAGTCATACGGCTATAGCTCCGTGCCATTAAACGGTGTGACTGCTCCGCGGCATACCCCCTATCCACCCGCCATGGTCTTTGCGTCGCCGCCCAACTTGCAGGGGTCATATCAGCATCCCATGCATCAGACCCCGACTCACAGTACACCAGAGGATGCATGCGAGCCGTACAGACATGGCTGAGCTTATACAAACTCTGAGAGTCAGAGGGTCGATGGCGATGCATCTCACGCAAGTTGCTGTCTCTTGGAGGCGATTGGGATCCAGAGGTTCGATAATGAGAAAGTCCATCAAATGCGTTGGTTGCTTTTATAGGTGGTGGGTTCGGGGGTTTCACTTGCCCTATGCCCATGCCTGAAGACCATGCAACCGCGTACGCCcgggaaggaagagaggctgaggaaagaagacaaggaggaagatggaaaagaatggagggaaagaggggGGGTTTATACCTCCGCGCTTCGCCGCTCCTCCCGGATTCGGAAGGAACTCGGTCACGCCCATCTGCCCTCAGGGGACGcagcgctttttctttccggGAAAGAGAGGCTCCGTCTTCCTCACGCTTCCTCCAAGTGTCAAGACAATCTACAAAATttatattagtattattaCAGGAAATATCTAGCTCAATTGCACTATGTCGAGGTTAGAGATTTGACAACTGGAAATTAGTCTGACCAGCAAAGCCAACTGAGTCAACCAGACTCGGCTACAGATGATATAAACCACATAAGAATCTGGTGGTCTATTTACTACACATACTTCCCTGCATCTGATTCCATGTTCCAATGGCCCTTTGCGGTCGCACTTCCCCTACTGTTCCAGACTTCTGCAAAAGTTTGCAAAAATTGACAGGGGTCTGGCTCATGCCAGGTAGAAGATGCCTTTCGATGGACTTCAGCTGCATATATTGTAGGCTATGTGACACTTTCTGTGGTGCAGAGCATCCTCATGTAGGCATATCTGACCCATCCTTCGATATTTAGTTTAAAAGCTAGCAGTGATCTCCTTAGCACTGCTGTGCAACAAATTCTCTCTGCGCCTATGTCATTCCTTACACTATCACCCACTCCAGTAGATGGATTGAAGGCTATCATTAGCTTTGATCGCATTTATATTCTTGACCAGGGAAAGTTGTTGCTATGGAGTAACCGACGGTTCTGTATGGCCAAAATTTCGTCTTCTAGCAGCTTTGTGATAAGAACGGGGATTGCGCGTGAGGATTTGTTTGGGTGTAGATAGAATATTGATACTTCTCTGGACATGGATTCTCTCCACTTTGTACACAGATCTACTatgaaaatatagaaaataacACCGAAGATAAATGAACCATAGGGCAAAACGCAGCAAACATGAATTGGAAAATACCAGTACGTCAGAAGGAATTCATCTCAATAAATATAAGCCACCTGCATCCCCAAATTTGTTTCTCTACGCCCtcattcaattccttgaAGCGTTCAGGTTGCTAAATGATTGAAGGGTGTGATAGTAGTCTAGATTTTATACACTATCTTTTCGCACTCTAATATGCTTGTTCATGCGCTGGTAATACTAAAATCCTTCACAATCCAAATACCCAAGCCCCAAGTCCATTTTACATTCGTCAAATCTCAGGTGGCAAAACACAACGACTGCTTCCCATGATCGGCATAATTGTATGCTGGACAGTAAATTTGCTCGCTGCCCAATGGCACCACCTTCCTATTGTAAAGCAAATGATTTATTGGCAGTTGGGAAGATATCTACAAGGGTAGGGTTTGACAAacccatgatgatgatgtcaAGTGCCACCAGATAAAAATAATTTTACAGTTCACGGGAGGGAGTTTAGTACCTTTAGTGTTCCCTCCCCGTTCCACCCTCAACGTTGGAACGTCCGAGCGACGAGTCCAGACCGTTGAGGCCAAGTCAAGAAATCATGTTTTCGgttctttctggtcttcTGATAAGCCAGCGATCGGATCGCTGGTGAGTTGTACTTGCAGCTCTGGGAACAGGGTTCAGGAACTGCCGTCCTTCCTTATCCTTTATATttccctcctcttttctttttctcttcccttcacTTCCCCTccagctttctcttctctttctcgttcttgtTTTGCCACccaacccctccatctcctcctttcttccttcatccCATCtcacttctctcctcccATATCATCCTCTGGCGAATCCCCCGGCCAGAATGGTCCTGATCGACAAGCATACCTACACctcgagggaggaggagcgATTAAAGGAGGATCGCGATCGCATTCGTTACTGGAAAAAATGGGGTCCGTACGTGGCCGAACGGCAATGGGCAACAGGTAAGTTCTTCCTGGGCGTTTTCCCGCGCGTTCGTTGCGTGTTTCTCGCTTTGATTTCCGATGAGGGGCCGCGAAACTAATGACCTCATTCTCGGGATCCCCGCAGTTCGAGAGGATTATTCGTAAGTTCTTTCCCAATGCCTCTGATCTTACATTCTATGTCTATTTGATGCCCATTAAAAGCTATGAAATAAACTAATTGACATGGTTGGAAAGTGAAAATGGCGATGCGTGGAGCTGTAAGTTCTCTTTTGCCCGCCATTATCTTATCTGCCGCGTCCCGTTAACCCCAATTCGCGCCATAGACTTCTCTCATGAGCACGCTCGGTCGCGAACATATCGCTGGGGCGAAGATGGGATTGCCGGTGTCTCCGATACTCATACTCTGCAGAATGTTGCATTTGCTTTCTGGAACGAAAAGGAGTATGTCCCCTGTATCGTAGATTCCGACCACTGGCTCATTTATACAATAGCGATTTCCTGAAGGAACGTTTATTTGGCTTGTCAAACCCTCAAGGAAACCATGGAGAGAGTATTAAAGAAGCTCATTTCCACCTTGATAACACTCCGACGGTAAATACATCCAAAAGGGAAGATGTACATATTGCCCTTTCTGACCGCTTCATTCCAGCATTCCTATATGAAGTACCTCTACAAGTACCCTCAGAAGAAGTTTCCCTACGAGGATCTCAGAGATGAGAATGCGCGCCGGTCGAGATTGGACCGCGAATACCAGATCCTAGATACCGGTGCTTTCGACGACAATCGGTACTGGGATATTTTCATTGAGACGGCCAaggaggacgatgacgaagaggagctcCTGTTTCGCGTTATTGCCTACAACCGAGGCCCTGAGCCGGCTCCCTTGCACATCATTCCCCATGTGTGGTTCCGGAACACCTGGTCCTGGGGCTACGAAGATCAATCTCATAAGCCTTCCATCGAAAAGGTCGCCCCCCTGACAGCCAAATCCTACCACAAAAAATTAGGTGAAAGATATGTACGgttctccccctccccagcAGCGGGAAGCAACCAGGAGGATGTCCTGCCAAAGATGCTGTTCACGGAAAACGAGACGAACAACGAGCTGCTTTGGAAGTCTGAGAACGATCAGCCGTACGTGAAGGATGCATTCCATCGCTACATCGTCAACAACGAAAGAGACGCGATCAACCCTGAGAACAAGGGTACCAAGTTTGCTGCCTGGTACGCCTTCAATGAGGGTGAGGGAATTCCCCCAGGCGAGTGTGCTGTTGTCCGTTTCAGGCTGTCCCGAAAGAACCAGACCTTCGTTGACGAAGAGGAGCTGGATGACACTATCGAACAGCGTATAGGGGAGGCCGATGACTTCTACTATCACATCAGCCCCCTACCTATGAGCGATGACCTACGAAACATTCAGAGACAGGCATTCGCGGGCATGATGTGGACGAAGCAGTACTACCATTTCGTCTGGGATCAATGGGCAAACGGCGATCCTGCGATGATCCCGCCTCCCCCTGGTAGGAAGCATGTTCGAAACCAGCAGTGGAAACACTTATACATGGACGACATTCTTTCGATGCCCGACTCCTGGGAGTATCCGTTTTTCGCTGCGTGGGATACTGCTTTTCACTGCATCCCTCTCGCGATGATTGACCCCGAGTTTGCCAAGAAGCAGCTGGATCTTCTCACTCGAGAATGGTATATGCACCCCAATGGACAGCTTGCTGCATATGAATGGAACTTTGGCGATGTAAACCCTCCCGTTCACGCATGGGCCACGTTCCGAGTCTTCAAGATTGAGCGGAAGATGTATGGTCGGCAGGACTTAGATTTTCTCGAACGGGTGTTCCAAAAGTTGCTCCTCAACTTCACGTGGTGGGTGAACCGTAAAGACTcagagggaaagaatgttTTCGAGGGAGGCTTCCTCGGCTTGGATAACATTGGGTTGTTCAATCGTTCCGAGCCTTTGCCCACCGGAGGCGTCTTGGAGCAAGCGGACAGTACTGGCTGGATGGCATTCTATTGTTTATGCATGCTCAACATGGCCTTGGAATTGGCTAAACACCGACGGATCTATGAAGACAGTATGTTGCACCTAGACACGTAGAGCTTGAAAAGGTCGACTAACGGTTACAGTTGCGTCCAAGTTCTTCGAGCATTTCATCCTAATTAGTGATGCTATGACCTTCAAATCGGGAGGCCAGGAGACCTCTCTGTGGAACGAGGAGGACGGGTAAGAATTACATTCGAAATTGAATAGGAATAAAATCTGATGTGACTTAGGTTTTACTACGATGCCATTTCTTACGGCGAGCCATGGACTCAACAGCTCCCCGTGAGGTCCCTCGTTGGCTTGATTCCGTTGTATGGAGTCCTCACGCTCGAGCCTGAATTGATCAAccaattcccttctttcaaGCGCCGACTGGAGTGGTTCATTGAGAATAAACAAGATGTTGCCGAGCGTAACATTGCCAGCATGAAACGTCGTGGCAAAGGCGAGCGTCTCCTTTTGGCACTGGTCAGCAAAGACCGCCTAGAAAAGATCTTAAAAAGGATGCTCGACGAAACCGAGTTTTTGTCTGAACATGGTATCCGATCCATGTCTAAATACCATGGCGAGCATCCTTATTCGATGACGGTCAATGGTCAGGAGTTCCGTGTTAATTATGTCCCTGGTGACTCTGACAGTGCTCTCTTCGGGGGAAATAGCAACTGGCGCGGACCGGTCTGGCTGTGCGTCAATTTCTTGCTGGTCGAGTCGTTGCTGCGCTTCTACATGTTCTACGGCGATAAATTCCAGGTTGAATGTCCTACAGGGTCCGGAGAATATATGCATCTCGGGCAGGTTGCCGAGGAAATCCAACATCGGTTACAGCATTTGTTTGCCCGTAACGATGAAGGACGTCGAGCGGTACACGACAACTCGGACCTTCTCGACTTCGATGAGCACTGGAAAGATTACATGTGGTTCCACGAATTCTTTGACGGTGATACCGGACGGG
The sequence above is a segment of the Aspergillus oryzae RIB40 DNA, chromosome 3 genome. Coding sequences within it:
- a CDS encoding uncharacterized protein (glucosidase I); translated protein: MVLIDKHTYTSREEERLKEDRDRIRYWKKWGPYVAERQWATDFSHEHARSRTYRWGEDGIAGVSDTHTLQNVAFAFWNEKDDFLKERLFGLSNPQGNHGESIKEAHFHLDNTPTHSYMKYLYKYPQKKFPYEDLRDENARRSRLDREYQILDTGAFDDNRYWDIFIETAKEDDDEEELLFRVIAYNRGPEPAPLHIIPHVWFRNTWSWGYEDQSHKPSIEKVAPLTAKSYHKKLGERYVRFSPSPAAGSNQEDVLPKMLFTENETNNELLWKSENDQPYVKDAFHRYIVNNERDAINPENKGTKFAAWYAFNEGEGIPPGECAVVRFRLSRKNQTFVDEEELDDTIEQRIGEADDFYYHISPLPMSDDLRNIQRQAFAGMMWTKQYYHFVWDQWANGDPAMIPPPPGRKHVRNQQWKHLYMDDILSMPDSWEYPFFAAWDTAFHCIPLAMIDPEFAKKQLDLLTREWYMHPNGQLAAYEWNFGDVNPPVHAWATFRVFKIERKMYGRQDLDFLERVFQKLLLNFTWWVNRKDSEGKNVFEGGFLGLDNIGLFNRSEPLPTGGVLEQADSTGWMAFYCLCMLNMALELAKHRRIYEDIASKFFEHFILISDAMTFKSGGQETSLWNEEDGFYYDAISYGEPWTQQLPVRSLVGLIPLYGVLTLEPELINQFPSFKRRLEWFIENKQDVAERNIASMKRRGKGERLLLALVSKDRLEKILKRMLDETEFLSEHGIRSMSKYHGEHPYSMTVNGQEFRVNYVPGDSDSALFGGNSNWRGPVWLCVNFLLVESLLRFYMFYGDKFQVECPTGSGEYMHLGQVAEEIQHRLQHLFARNDEGRRAVHDNSDLLDFDEHWKDYMWFHEFFDGDTGRGLGASHQCGWTGLIAKIIHDTGINCRIPQTPRSPFAAASHYFDDIFSRSRPRGSRRPSVRRSSTSRSIGNRSDFESAFGDTTGAESVVDDEEKDRGVDDHVSHFVESQLERVRSRLSMGAYEDEFETQADRKPNGH
- a CDS encoding uncharacterized protein (predicted protein), which gives rise to MSTDFYTEAEHHLNLAVREVSTLVTQIQPNNSASLYVSTIFIFLSSLVKGPQTGEYMAFRDDGNPGHLSLFLGVPSILELCQTDIHPSVFAIHGGEEEQQHPSPETPLNTNTQHNPETPTHYEDHLAAFRELLSTLIPTSDPRASSYQQSLNQLHFSLHAVLGPLGLGCRLSRWSLLGCIDFRMRLSMICNEESHLLLSSLPSLPCC
- a CDS encoding SUR7/PalI family protein (predicted protein) codes for the protein MGQFGQVVWRGFPCALTIGSLICLVIVGLGCTRAHKAENLYFLRFIQALDEVNNTTGLNDFYSIGLWSYCTGNITDNGTYKTTYCSKPRGGFWFDPIDTWGLNGTNTNDFLPGKLKKSLNMYRNVSLWMAIIYLIAVIATVLEIMTGLMAVGGNRLVSCFAWLLAGVSLLFTTAMSITSTTIFATLAATVKTVLKPHGITGHMGRHIYAATWLAVVLSFLASALWLLDYCCCSRRRTTPRPIAADHQQSYGYSSVPLNGVTAPRHTPYPPAMVFASPPNLQGSYQHPMHQTPTHSTPEDACEPYRHG
- a CDS encoding putative feruloyl esterase (predicted protein); translated protein: MNITSCSPAAIQSPTVFGAEILSLSASWVTNYTLNVPAGFNYNHGDVDVRNAQFCNITVTYTHPGYNDQITVETWLPPRTKWNGRLQATGGGGWQAGRFVLSQFFMSGAIGEGYAATTTDAGLGDAVGPSSWALQSPGNVDYVAFNNLGSRSLNDQAIIGKSLVNSFCGRAPDYAYWSGCSQGGRQGLMLAQRYPTAYDGIVASAPAQSWTKFVSALYYPLLMRQWHGVNPLACELDFLTTEAVAACDAKDGIVDGLISNLTACEYSPYTSVNKTFTCSALNKTMALSPGAALIADAAWSGPQTADGERLWYGVNPGADISQFGSVPGVNSSQSDMWFNLFVAKNASFDTIHMSPKVYEEFFHLGTQEYASTINAADPDLTAFRKAGGKLLTYHGVADESIPTKGTEFYYKSVQNQFPDVQDFFRYFESPGLGHCSGGKGGQPTTIFDALRRRVENGTAPETLPVEYARPEGEPLHRIVCPYPAQAKYMGGDISSVESFRCV